One window from the genome of Streptococcus parasanguinis encodes:
- a CDS encoding MFS transporter, producing the protein MKKTMERISLLSLSLMLISSFSITAGLPAMKAYFSQFGYTASQVELLVSLPAFAVVAMLFLNSVIERWMSERQMIVAGLLLFSTSGLLPLVVQDYPLIFLSRLLFGLGTGMINAKAISIISERYSGNDKTRMLGYRGSAEVVGSAILTFIVGQLLPLGWPAIFAVYGGGYLILLLYLLFVPYPKEQKQASLKEKKKGSARLRSPQWRFSLMLAVIAGIIICFNSIISLRVPDIIVDARMGTATTAGTVLSLMQLTGIVAGVGFASLTHVFKKNLLMIMCFGFGLALALIGLSSQLWSLVLGTLLAGFTYSTGVTSIFYHLSEKIPTNLLNLATSLVLIGCNLGSALSSFFIQLVTPLAPTNHLLFVWIGALMVLTGVFASQLLARTK; encoded by the coding sequence ATGAAAAAAACAATGGAAAGAATCAGTCTCTTGAGTTTGTCGCTCATGCTGATCTCATCTTTTTCAATTACAGCCGGTTTGCCAGCTATGAAGGCCTATTTTAGCCAATTCGGCTATACAGCAAGTCAGGTAGAACTCTTGGTTTCCCTGCCAGCTTTTGCGGTCGTGGCCATGCTCTTTTTAAATAGCGTGATCGAGCGGTGGATGAGTGAGCGCCAGATGATTGTTGCAGGGCTCTTGCTCTTTTCAACTAGTGGCCTCTTGCCTTTGGTCGTGCAGGACTATCCTCTCATCTTTCTAAGTCGTTTGCTCTTTGGCTTGGGGACAGGAATGATCAATGCCAAGGCTATTTCAATTATCAGTGAGCGCTACTCAGGCAATGATAAGACCCGGATGCTGGGCTATCGGGGGTCTGCTGAAGTGGTGGGCTCTGCCATCTTGACCTTTATTGTGGGACAACTCTTACCCCTAGGCTGGCCAGCGATCTTTGCCGTATATGGTGGTGGTTACTTGATTTTACTCCTCTATCTCCTTTTTGTCCCTTATCCTAAGGAGCAAAAACAGGCTAGCTTGAAGGAGAAAAAGAAAGGTTCCGCACGTCTTCGCTCCCCTCAATGGCGTTTTAGTCTGATGCTAGCTGTGATTGCTGGTATCATCATTTGCTTCAATTCTATTATTAGTCTGCGCGTGCCGGATATCATCGTTGATGCTCGTATGGGAACAGCGACAACAGCTGGAACCGTCTTGAGTCTGATGCAATTAACAGGGATTGTCGCAGGGGTAGGCTTTGCCAGTTTGACACATGTTTTCAAAAAGAACTTGCTCATGATCATGTGCTTTGGTTTCGGTCTGGCTTTGGCCTTGATTGGCTTGTCCAGCCAGCTATGGAGCTTGGTTCTAGGAACCCTTTTAGCAGGATTTACCTACAGTACGGGGGTCACCAGTATCTTCTATCACTTATCTGAAAAAATCCCGACCAATCTCCTGAACCTTGCGACCTCGCTGGTCTTGATCGGCTGCAATCTCGGATCAGCCCTCTCTTCTTTCTTCATCCAGTTGGTGACGCCTCTAGCTCCTACCAATCATCTGCTCTTTGTCTGGATTGGCGCTTTGATGGTCCTAACGGGAGTATTTGCCTCACAATTGCTAGCACGAACGAAATGA
- a CDS encoding cyclic nucleotide-binding domain-containing protein: protein MKKISPSTRLKEIITDYQLDQIFPGDCLSQLDLVLYQAGDYICRQGSEQDVIPYFLKGRLKIVHSLENGSDTILEIQEKPGLLGEIELLLDRVCISSVIADQDSLVVQLPALHFKKRLLLDPTFLRSTAKTLAEKLHQINYLAPANFHYSVKERLASHFLKHCDENGTLKPKMNQLALRFGISYRHLSRVIKQMIEEGLVQREGRIYTILDAKRMNDLSIKHAETVDR from the coding sequence ATGAAAAAAATTTCCCCATCTACAAGACTCAAGGAAATCATCACAGACTACCAATTGGACCAGATCTTTCCGGGCGACTGCCTCAGCCAGCTGGACCTCGTTCTCTACCAGGCTGGAGATTATATCTGTCGCCAGGGTTCTGAGCAAGATGTCATTCCTTATTTTCTCAAAGGCCGGCTTAAGATTGTCCACAGTCTCGAAAATGGCAGCGACACCATCCTTGAAATCCAAGAAAAACCTGGACTCTTAGGAGAGATTGAGCTCCTGCTCGATCGGGTCTGTATCTCATCAGTCATTGCAGACCAAGACTCGCTAGTCGTCCAGCTCCCAGCCCTGCACTTTAAGAAGCGCCTCCTGCTTGATCCAACCTTTTTGCGCTCTACGGCCAAAACCTTGGCTGAGAAATTGCACCAGATCAACTATTTGGCTCCTGCCAACTTTCATTATTCGGTCAAGGAACGCCTCGCCTCGCATTTTCTGAAGCATTGCGACGAAAATGGGACCCTCAAGCCCAAGATGAATCAGCTGGCCCTGCGTTTTGGGATCAGCTACCGCCACCTTAGCCGTGTCATCAAGCAGATGATCGAAGAGGGCTTAGTCCAAAGAGAAGGACGAATCTATACGATTTTAGATGCAAAAAGGATGAATGATTTGTCCATCAAACATGCGGAAACCGTCGACAGATAA
- the def gene encoding peptide deformylase, protein MKAIEKVTRASHLIDMDDIIREGNPTLRAVAEDVTFPLSDQEIILGEKMMQFLHHSQDPIMAEKLGLRGGVGLAAPQLDISKRIIAVLVPNPEDADGNPPKEAYSLQEVMYNPKVVAHSVQDAALGDGEGCLSVDRNVPGYVVRHARVTVEYFTKDGEKKRIKLKGYNSIVVQHEIDHTNGIMFYDRINPNNPFEIKEGLLILE, encoded by the coding sequence ATGAAAGCAATTGAAAAAGTTACAAGAGCATCCCATTTGATTGATATGGATGACATTATCCGCGAAGGAAATCCCACACTTCGAGCTGTTGCAGAAGACGTGACCTTCCCTTTGTCTGATCAGGAAATTATCCTAGGTGAAAAAATGATGCAATTCTTGCACCATTCTCAAGACCCTATTATGGCTGAAAAACTTGGCCTCCGTGGAGGAGTGGGACTCGCAGCTCCTCAGCTGGATATCTCTAAACGAATCATCGCTGTTTTGGTTCCCAATCCAGAAGATGCCGATGGTAACCCACCAAAAGAAGCCTATAGCCTTCAAGAAGTCATGTACAATCCAAAGGTTGTCGCCCATTCTGTTCAAGATGCGGCTCTTGGCGACGGGGAAGGCTGTCTCTCTGTTGACCGCAACGTCCCAGGCTATGTGGTTCGACATGCCCGCGTGACGGTTGAGTATTTCACAAAAGATGGGGAAAAGAAACGCATCAAACTCAAAGGCTACAACTCCATCGTCGTTCAACATGAAATTGACCACACCAACGGTATCATGTTCTATGACCGCATCAATCCAAACAATCCATTTGAAATTAAAGAAGGCCTTTTGATTTTAGAATAG
- a CDS encoding DUF443 family protein, producing the protein MFQPAKIERLPKMNFRYHLLKVDGVWYLMEVDRPIIITYFLPWFVYFIPHKAYQLTEDEVGVLAPKVFERDKKHQSLVNNQIGKTSLGLGITSMLLARAFPIEKYLNFTSHLLNLSLMMLILIFVVGLRIWMGRGEGMQEIVADKTPRKVYCFPEYIKNILLPLIYVTFLIVMFIAVCYAILINFEPNFIIHFGLLISSFLFFISGNLIFYSPIISFKAKIK; encoded by the coding sequence ATGTTTCAACCAGCAAAAATCGAACGGTTGCCCAAAATGAACTTTCGCTACCATTTATTAAAAGTCGATGGGGTGTGGTATTTGATGGAGGTCGATCGGCCGATTATCATCACCTATTTTCTGCCATGGTTTGTTTATTTTATCCCTCATAAAGCCTATCAGCTGACAGAGGATGAAGTGGGAGTCCTAGCTCCGAAAGTGTTTGAGAGAGACAAGAAGCATCAGAGTTTAGTGAATAATCAAATTGGGAAGACCTCGCTTGGTTTAGGTATAACCTCCATGCTATTAGCAAGGGCATTTCCAATAGAAAAATACCTCAATTTTACCTCTCACTTGCTTAATCTATCCTTGATGATGTTGATTTTAATTTTTGTAGTGGGACTTCGGATTTGGATGGGTAGAGGAGAAGGGATGCAGGAAATTGTGGCAGATAAAACACCTCGAAAAGTGTATTGCTTTCCAGAATATATAAAAAATATACTATTACCTCTAATATATGTAACTTTTCTTATAGTCATGTTCATTGCAGTATGTTATGCAATTTTAATAAACTTTGAGCCCAATTTTATAATACATTTTGGTCTATTAATCTCATCATTTCTGTTTTTTATCTCTGGGAATTTAATTTTTTATTCCCCAATTATCTCTTTCAAAGCTAAAATCAAGTAG
- a CDS encoding DUF443 domain-containing protein, with amino-acid sequence MFKPVKLEYLPKMNFRYRLLKVENEWYLMEVDRPIMTSYFLPWFTYFVPHKAYQLTEDEVQTIAPKVFERDNNILSTQTKAGISALGAGSLAVLLGRAFPIEDYLYFTSHLLNLVLMILVLCIVVGLRIWLSTRKIETVMMASQKANTIYCRPMKLRIVLKKLFLATFALFLSSAMFYSVLSKSKPNLFVHIGLCVFSFFYLASGNVVLYASDDDYKVKIKKMKRAD; translated from the coding sequence ATGTTTAAACCAGTAAAACTCGAGTATTTGCCGAAAATGAATTTTCGCTATCGTTTGTTAAAAGTAGAGAATGAGTGGTATTTAATGGAAGTCGATCGGCCAATTATGACAAGTTATTTTCTCCCATGGTTTACCTATTTTGTCCCTCATAAAGCCTATCAGCTGACAGAGGATGAAGTACAAACAATAGCTCCAAAAGTGTTTGAAAGAGATAATAACATACTTTCAACTCAGACTAAAGCAGGGATTTCAGCTCTTGGTGCTGGTTCCTTAGCAGTTTTACTAGGCAGAGCTTTTCCGATAGAGGATTATTTATATTTTACTTCCCATCTACTCAATCTAGTGCTAATGATCCTTGTTCTATGTATTGTTGTTGGGCTTCGTATTTGGCTGAGCACTAGGAAAATAGAGACTGTAATGATGGCTTCTCAAAAAGCCAATACAATCTATTGTCGTCCAATGAAATTGAGGATAGTACTAAAAAAACTTTTTTTAGCGACTTTTGCTTTGTTTCTATCAAGTGCAATGTTTTATTCAGTTTTGAGTAAAAGTAAGCCAAATCTATTTGTTCATATAGGCTTATGTGTTTTTTCATTTTTTTATTTAGCATCAGGTAATGTAGTATTATATGCTTCAGACGATGATTATAAGGTGAAAATTAAAAAAATGAAAAGAGCGGACTAG
- a CDS encoding GlsB/YeaQ/YmgE family stress response membrane protein — protein MIGSMFVGLLIGLLAGAITNRGERMGCFGKMFLGWIGAFLGQLLFGAWGPSLNGTAIIPSILGAMILLAIFWERGS, from the coding sequence ATGATTGGAAGTATGTTTGTCGGTCTTTTGATCGGACTTCTAGCTGGAGCTATCACCAATCGTGGCGAACGCATGGGATGTTTTGGGAAAATGTTCCTGGGCTGGATTGGTGCCTTTTTAGGACAATTACTCTTTGGTGCTTGGGGACCAAGCCTAAACGGTACAGCAATTATCCCATCGATTCTCGGTGCCATGATTTTATTAGCCATCTTCTGGGAAAGAGGAAGCTAG
- a CDS encoding aminopeptidase has translation MVLPNFKENLEKYAKLLVANGINVQPGHTLALNIDVEQRELAHLIVKEAYALGAHEVIVQWADDFTTREKFLHAPMDRLDNVPDYKIAEMNYLLEHKASRLGVRSSDPGALNGVDAEKLSASAKALGMAMKPMRIATQSNKVSWTVAAAAGLEWAKKVFPNATSDEEAVDLLWDQIFKTCRVYEEDPVKAWEEHAAILKSKADTLNKEQFSALHYTAPGTDLTLGLPKNHVWESAGAINAQGEGFLPNMPTEEVFTAPDFRRAEGHVTSTKPLSYNGNIIEGIKVTFENGEIVDITAEKGDQVMKDLVFKNKGARALGECALVPDPSPISQSGITFFNTLFDENASNHLAIGAAYATSVEGGAEFTEEELEAAGLNRSDVHVDFMIGSSQMDIDGIREDGTRVPLFRNGDWAI, from the coding sequence ATGGTTTTACCAAATTTTAAAGAAAACCTCGAAAAATATGCCAAATTGTTGGTGGCGAACGGCATCAACGTGCAACCTGGCCATACCTTGGCTTTGAACATCGATGTGGAACAAAGAGAATTGGCCCACTTGATTGTGAAGGAAGCCTATGCCTTGGGTGCGCACGAAGTGATTGTCCAATGGGCAGATGATTTTACGACCCGGGAGAAATTCCTCCATGCACCGATGGATCGCTTGGACAACGTGCCTGACTATAAGATTGCAGAGATGAACTACCTCTTGGAACACAAGGCGAGTCGTTTGGGTGTGCGCTCATCTGATCCAGGTGCCTTAAATGGTGTCGATGCAGAGAAATTGTCTGCTTCTGCCAAGGCTTTGGGCATGGCCATGAAACCAATGCGCATCGCCACTCAATCCAACAAGGTTAGCTGGACCGTGGCTGCAGCAGCAGGACTAGAATGGGCGAAAAAGGTCTTCCCAAATGCGACTAGTGATGAAGAAGCAGTGGATCTCCTGTGGGATCAAATCTTCAAGACCTGCCGGGTGTACGAAGAAGACCCAGTCAAGGCTTGGGAAGAGCATGCAGCTATTCTCAAGAGCAAGGCAGATACACTTAATAAAGAACAATTCTCAGCCCTTCACTACACAGCACCAGGGACTGATTTGACTCTTGGCTTGCCGAAGAACCACGTTTGGGAATCTGCTGGAGCTATCAATGCCCAAGGCGAAGGCTTCTTGCCAAACATGCCGACAGAAGAGGTCTTCACAGCTCCTGACTTCCGTCGTGCAGAAGGTCATGTCACTTCCACAAAACCGCTTAGCTACAATGGGAACATCATCGAAGGCATCAAAGTGACCTTTGAAAATGGAGAAATTGTGGATATCACAGCTGAAAAAGGCGATCAAGTCATGAAAGATTTGGTCTTCAAAAACAAGGGAGCGCGTGCCTTGGGGGAATGTGCCCTCGTACCAGACCCAAGCCCAATTTCCCAATCAGGCATTACCTTCTTTAACACCCTCTTTGATGAAAATGCCTCTAACCACTTGGCCATCGGGGCAGCCTATGCAACCAGCGTAGAAGGGGGCGCAGAATTCACAGAAGAAGAACTCGAAGCAGCCGGCCTCAACCGCTCAGACGTCCACGTTGACTTCATGATTGGCTCAAGCCAAATGGATATCGACGGTATCCGTGAGGATGGAACACGCGTACCACTCTTCCGTAATGGAGATTGGGCAATTTAA
- a CDS encoding AAA family ATPase, translating to MARYLVGPYNNSWNFMDALEKAQDGDTIEFENGYVFQWPTNKVIEIDKNLHFVGHVVPNPNGNGRMFNNIIEASFRFVEGAQVTFEDLWFKVGGNYTTLTLWNSSDITCKQVYFEITTPTNNEFFIYMDTHSKMTLEGVGMKVPEKHQSAIGMSASELSIRNSTIFSKIKLNEGSKLTLENVQIEKFGNNTIHAKDSEVIAKNSTITGGDLENDFPPVWLRNVIWESENCKIELPTGTGVCLDNNVQFNSDSDRMTSINSYNSMIRAHQATFTEFLCVYEASFASLTGETTFLNENAQTISFGVFDDGVLMAEHMICHKIADPNIRLQSGAFVKAGTITYRQGDARDLTKEIEDGCDYLIGREVAKGNAQVVPAGQATDATVAPTTARDSGPEKKQDALQELNSLIGLEKVKHEIKKMINMVEFNKKRIASGKAPEKQTLHAAFMGNPGTGKTTVARLLGQVLFDAGVLSGEEFRFVEATESDLISSNIGGTAEQTQALLEKARGGILFIDEAYSLDKKDSGADFGIEAINTILKFMEDNRDDIMIIFAGYTKEMEEFLKTNPGLRSRVPNNFIFEDFTGDEIVQLGEMILSKGDYKLEDRDYYARHVKRAYDGSLDKSNGRWIRNLDEQLTKTMADRVVAQGSDDIETILNSDIDAVLNQGKYQAGADKEEDGMAALNRLVGIAKVKEQVEQFVAMAEFNQKRAEQGGIVEDTTLHSLFLGNPGTGKTTVARILGNILFQKGVIKQKKFIEVSRSNLVGGYQGQTALKTREVLESALGGVLFIDEAYTLYTGVNDDFGKEALDEVLKFMEDHRRDIVIIFAGYTKEMHDFLQVNSGLQSRIPTTFDFEDYSPDEIVEIGLLGLRKQGYQVNEALYGEIVRGNYMRANDHSNGRWVRNLNEKLLRQVSTRVTREGSTDYNSILDQDLEALRENSSSEQPHTVDDQGYVLP from the coding sequence GTGGCAAGATATTTAGTAGGTCCTTACAACAATAGTTGGAACTTTATGGATGCACTTGAAAAAGCGCAGGATGGGGATACCATCGAGTTTGAAAATGGGTATGTCTTTCAATGGCCAACAAATAAAGTGATCGAGATCGACAAGAACCTTCATTTCGTGGGGCATGTGGTCCCAAATCCAAATGGCAATGGGCGCATGTTTAACAACATCATTGAGGCTTCCTTCCGATTTGTAGAGGGAGCTCAGGTGACGTTTGAAGACTTGTGGTTTAAAGTTGGTGGGAATTATACTACCTTGACCTTATGGAATAGCTCAGACATCACCTGTAAACAGGTCTATTTTGAAATCACCACTCCAACAAATAATGAATTTTTTATCTATATGGATACGCATTCGAAAATGACTTTGGAAGGAGTCGGAATGAAGGTTCCGGAAAAACACCAAAGTGCCATCGGTATGTCCGCTTCGGAATTGTCCATTCGCAATTCAACGATTTTTTCTAAAATAAAGCTAAACGAAGGCTCCAAGTTGACCTTAGAAAATGTCCAAATTGAAAAATTTGGGAATAATACGATCCATGCCAAGGACTCAGAAGTGATCGCAAAAAATTCAACGATTACAGGCGGGGATCTGGAAAACGATTTTCCACCAGTTTGGTTGAGAAATGTCATTTGGGAGTCTGAAAACTGTAAAATTGAGCTACCTACGGGGACTGGAGTCTGTCTTGATAACAATGTTCAATTCAATTCGGATTCGGATCGTATGACCTCCATCAATTCATACAATAGTATGATCCGAGCTCACCAAGCGACATTTACAGAGTTTTTATGCGTCTATGAAGCATCATTTGCTTCTTTGACTGGAGAAACGACTTTCTTAAATGAAAATGCCCAAACCATATCATTTGGAGTTTTTGATGATGGTGTGCTGATGGCTGAGCATATGATTTGTCATAAGATTGCGGATCCCAATATCCGGCTTCAAAGTGGGGCCTTTGTGAAGGCAGGCACCATAACCTATAGGCAGGGCGATGCGCGTGATCTGACCAAGGAAATCGAGGATGGTTGTGACTATCTCATTGGTAGAGAAGTGGCCAAGGGCAATGCGCAAGTCGTTCCTGCGGGACAGGCGACGGATGCAACGGTGGCTCCAACCACCGCAAGAGACTCTGGACCAGAGAAGAAACAAGATGCTCTTCAAGAACTCAATAGCCTGATCGGTCTTGAAAAAGTTAAACATGAGATCAAGAAAATGATCAACATGGTGGAATTTAACAAGAAACGAATCGCTAGTGGCAAGGCTCCTGAAAAGCAAACACTCCATGCAGCCTTTATGGGAAACCCTGGTACAGGAAAGACCACTGTGGCCCGTCTGTTGGGACAGGTTCTCTTTGATGCAGGTGTCCTCTCAGGGGAAGAATTCCGTTTCGTGGAAGCAACGGAGTCCGATCTGATCTCTTCGAATATTGGAGGAACAGCTGAACAGACCCAGGCCCTGCTTGAAAAAGCGCGAGGAGGCATCCTCTTTATTGATGAAGCCTATAGCTTGGATAAAAAGGACAGCGGTGCGGACTTTGGGATCGAGGCGATCAATACCATCCTCAAATTTATGGAGGACAATCGCGATGACATCATGATCATCTTTGCCGGTTATACCAAGGAAATGGAAGAGTTCTTAAAGACCAATCCAGGCCTCCGTTCTCGGGTACCAAATAATTTCATCTTTGAAGATTTCACGGGAGATGAGATTGTCCAACTGGGCGAAATGATCTTAAGCAAAGGGGATTACAAGCTCGAAGACCGGGATTACTATGCGCGGCATGTTAAGCGGGCTTATGATGGCTCGCTAGATAAGAGCAATGGTCGCTGGATCCGGAACTTGGATGAGCAATTGACCAAGACCATGGCAGATCGGGTGGTAGCCCAAGGTTCTGACGATATTGAGACCATCCTCAATAGCGATATCGATGCTGTCCTTAACCAAGGTAAGTATCAAGCAGGAGCCGACAAGGAAGAAGATGGGATGGCTGCCCTCAACCGTTTGGTTGGAATTGCTAAGGTGAAAGAGCAAGTCGAACAATTCGTAGCCATGGCTGAGTTCAATCAAAAACGTGCTGAACAAGGTGGCATCGTCGAAGACACGACCTTGCACTCTCTCTTTCTTGGAAATCCCGGTACAGGGAAAACGACTGTGGCCCGTATTTTGGGCAATATCCTCTTCCAAAAAGGGGTGATCAAGCAGAAGAAATTCATCGAAGTATCGCGGAGCAATCTGGTTGGAGGCTACCAAGGTCAAACAGCCTTGAAGACGCGTGAAGTTTTGGAGAGTGCACTGGGTGGGGTCCTCTTTATCGATGAGGCCTACACGCTCTATACCGGTGTAAATGATGATTTTGGGAAGGAAGCCTTGGATGAAGTCCTCAAATTTATGGAGGACCACCGTCGCGATATCGTCATTATCTTTGCTGGTTACACGAAAGAGATGCACGACTTCTTGCAGGTCAATTCAGGTCTACAAAGCCGAATCCCGACTACATTTGATTTTGAAGACTATAGTCCAGATGAGATCGTTGAGATCGGTCTGTTAGGATTGCGTAAGCAAGGCTACCAAGTCAATGAAGCCCTTTATGGAGAGATCGTCAGAGGAAATTATATGCGTGCTAATGACCATAGTAATGGTCGCTGGGTCCGTAATCTCAATGAAAAACTCTTGCGCCAAGTATCAACTCGGGTAACCCGTGAAGGTAGTACGGATTACAATTCGATTTTGGATCAAGATTTGGAAGCTTTGAGAGAGAATAGCAGCTCTGAACAACCCCATACCGTGGATGATCAAGGTTATGTTCTTCCTTAA